AAGTCAGTTCCGATTGCCAGACATTCAAAAAGGTCTACTCCACTTAAGCTTGCGCCGCTTAAATCAGCCCCTGAGATGTCAGCAAAAGTTAGGGTAGCTCCAGTAAGGTCCGCACCAGATAAGTTGCAATTAACGCAGGAGTTTGTAGAAATTAATGTAGTTACATTATCATCTGTAGTTTGAGCTATTGCTGTAGTCACAAAAACACTTCCAATATTGTCTATTAATTTTAAAAATCCGGACGCATTGTTATTAGCTAATTGATCTGCGTCTGAAATAGTTATTAAAAAAACAGGTTCGACCCTATCAAGATGTTGACCATGATTCAGAACAACTTCGTAGTGCCCTGGCTCAACTGTTGCTGTTACGCATTGCCCATCCGGCTGAGAAGTTAAGATTACTTCCCCTGTAGTTGTTTGAAGTCTGAGGGTATGTTCGGTCTCTTCAGAATTTAAGAAGCAAAACCTGTGATTAAGAGTTCGGTCGTACCTATATGGAATTACATCAAAACCTAGCTCACCTGTAAGATTTTCTTCGGTTGTAGCGGTAGGCGGCTCTAAAAATGATGCAACTACTCCACCTTCGGGATTTGCACGCAAGTTGCTGTCGCGAGCAAAATCGCGCTCGGTTAAAGTTCTGTCCTGAAGACTAGTTGGGTCGCTATTTCTGTCATTGTCATCGTGACAAGCAGTAATAAATGCCGCAAATATTATGAGAAATAAAGATAGGTTCAATACAGTTCTGGTGTTGTGTTTGAGTTTCAAGATATCATCCTCCACGATTGATGTGAGCATTCTACACTCTTTTGGAAATTAATACGAGCGTTCTAATACAAATGGATTGAATTCCTAAATAGCTATGATTTTATCTTTTGTCAGCTTTTGAGTATGTTAATTAATAGCACGGAGGAACCACCATCAGAAAAATCGCATCAATATTCGCTGTTTTAATAATAGGACTCTCTATATTTGGGTATGCAGCTTATTCAGATGAGGCTCATCTCTTCACAGAAGATGAAGCCAAAGAGCTTAGATACAGCCACGACGAGTGGAAAAAGGAAGTTCTGCCTAACAATAAACCAGATACACTGGATCATCCTAGCATAATTGTAGAAGAGCCAGATGTAGTGCAGACCGACAAAGGGCCTACAATAATTGCAGTTGACCCTGCTAATGTATTTATTGTTATCAAGCAAAATGATTCTCCTTTGGATCCAGGGACTCTGAAAGTTTGGGGAGAGAAGTTTTTCGTTCACATAGATGTAACTGATAGAGTGCTTAAATATTTTAAGACCAATAAAAACGGCGCTATACTTCATGCTAAATCCATCCACGTCCCAAAAGGGCATTATAAAATAGGCATTAGTATTGCTGATGTAAACGGCAACAAAACCGAGAAAAAATACCGCCTAAAGGTTGAGTGATTATTTTATATACATGTGTTATCTTATAGCCAAACAATTTAAAAGGTAATCACTTGACTGATAAAAAGAACTTATGGCTGACTACTCTTATACCATTTGGCTTTGGCTATTTTATTAATATGGTTTTTAGGTCAGTTAATGCAGTTCTTGCTCATCCATTAATTACTGACCTCTCTTTAAATCATATAGACATAGGTCTGATAACCTCAACATTTGTATTAGCTTTTGCAATATTCCAGATCCCGCTTGGCTTGATTGTTGATTCCTGGGGGGCTCGTAAGACACAGGTGACTCTATTTGTTGTCGCAGCAATTGCAGTCGTATTGTTCGGGCTGTCTTCAAGCGTTACTTCTCTTTCAATTACCAGAGCGCTTTTGGGAATTGGTATGGCTGGGAGTTTCATCTGCGCAGTAAAAGCCATAGCGGATAGAGTCGAGAGTGATAAAATTCCCTATTACACAGGCATTATTCTCGCGTTTGGAGGAGTGGGAGCGCTTTTAGCAACGACTCCGGCTAAGCTCTTTCAACTCGAATTCGGTTGGCGTACTCTTTGTATATCCTTGGGAGTTTTAACTTTTTTAATTGCTGCTCTTATCTATTTTGTAAGTAATGATGATAAGACCGGAGAAAAAGAATCCATAGGCCAAAATATAAAAGGTCTTCTTGATGTATATAGAAACGGTTATTTCTGGAAAATCTCTCCAATGCTTATTTTCTCACTAGGCGGATTCATAGCAATGCAGGGGCTTTGGCTAGGTCCCTGGATAAACCGAGTTGTTGGAATTTCACACCTAGGAACCGCCAATTATCTATCAGTGATTGCTGTTGCTATGATCTTTGGATTTTTAAGCGGCGGGTTAACATCACAAATAGCTAATAAGCTTAAAGTTTCACTCGCAGCTGTAGTCGCAGCTGGAATAAGCATACACATAATTACAATGGTAATGATGGCGCTTAGTCTATTTTCTACCCATTATATAATCTGGTTTATTTACGGCTACTTCGCGCAGATAGCCCTGGTTACTTATTCCGTAATAGCTCAGCATTTTGGCCCTAAGGTAAGCGGCAGGGCTCTAACCGCAGCAAATATACTTGTATTTCTATTTGCCTTTGTAGTTCAATATCTGTTCGGTGTAATTGTACATTTTTGGCCAAGGGTAATTGGAGGAGACATACAGGATGGATTTAAAGTTGCGCTTTGGGCCCTAATAGCTTTAAATACCTTGGGTATTGTTTGGTATCATCTATATAGGCCGACCTCTAAGACTACAAATTAGTAATTATTAATAATCTATGTAATTTAGGGTGGTAATTAGTATAATATATTCTAATAACTACTAAATTATGACTAGACTAATCGTAATACTTGTAACTGCAGTGTTTCTAGGGCTTTTGGCTATATTATTCTTTGAGCTGGGCTATGTTCGCTTTAATTACCCGGACAAAGCCGTATATCCTGTGCACGGGCTTGATATATCACACCACCAAGATGTGATTGACTGGGATATACTAGAGCGTGAAGATATTAGTTTTGTTATCATAAAAGCTACAGAAGGCGGGGATCACAAGGACACTAAGTTTGAACATAACTGGCAAAGGGCAGGGGAGATTGGTCTCGTAAGGGGTGCATATCACTTCTTTACTTTCTGTAAAACAGGCAAGGAGCAGGCTCAAAACTTTACAGAAACAGTTCCGGTTGAAAAAGACTCACTTCCTCCGGCCATAGACCTTGAATTTGGAGGTAACTGCAGCGCCAGACCACCTAAAGAAGAAGTTCTTAGAGAGATTACAGAATTTGCCCGTATTACCGAACAAAAGTACGGCAAGACTCCTATTATTTATGCAACAAGGCAGTCCTATCGGTCATTTCTAGAGGGAGAGGAAATAGAATATCCAATATGGATAAGAAATATATATCATAAGCCAACTCTTCCAGACGGACGTGAGTGGACGTTTTGGCAGTATGCAAATAGAGGTAGGTTGTATGGTATTAATGGATTTGTGGACTTCAACGTATTTAACGGAAGCCCACAGGAATTTGAGGAATTTGTCTCTTCTTATTAGTTGTGGTTAAGCTGCGTTTTTATCTTGGACTTTAGATATATCTAAACTGCAGACCTTTTCTTCAAGCTTAGTAACTCTCTTATAAAGCCCTGTTTTAGTGAAAATTTTACAGATGTAGTAATCGGTTTGAATTGACCCGCGCTTATTCTTTTTCTCAAAAGCCATAGTGCACACGATCTGCTCGCCGTTTTGTCTGGCACGCCTTAGCTCGGTGATCCAAACTTTTGAATATGGACGCTCACTATCAAGCTGTCCCGCTTTTAATACCTCTGCGACTTCGCCGGTGTTTGTATCTATCATCTGAAGGGAATGCCAGTCGTAGCCGGTATATTTGTCATGTTTTTTCTTAATTTTAAACACATTTACAAATATTTTCTTGCTCTCAGGGCACAAGATAACATCTTCATAAGTTAACTGCTTGCTGTTAGGAGTTATCTTGTGATATTCATTTTCGTTAAAGTGTCTTGCGTATAGACTCTTAACGCCTATACCATCTCCGAGCTGCTCGTAGAAGTGTGCTAGAAATTGTTCGCTTTCAGGCTCAAAATATAGCTCTAGGAAGCGTTCTTCAGGAGAAATACCAATAGATTGCCATTGATTCGTCATGTTCTTCCGACCTTTACCTTTTTTATTTTGACAGGCGACCCAGCCTGTCTTACAAACTTATTTAAAGCTAAATAACAACAAAATATCTATGTTAAGGGAATACAAACGGTTTGGTGCCGATGTATTCCAGACCCACCTGCTATTATAATACAAAAATTAGGTGTTTGTGAAGTGGGGAATTAAAAAAAAATAAATATCATGCAATGTAGGTAATTTATGTGCTACAATTATTTGTAGAACATTACTAGGAGGCGGCTGGACTTGAAAAAATATCTACTTCTCATTACTTTTGCACTCATATTAGCATGTCCTTATGCTTCATTGGGTCAAACCATGGATAAAATAGTAGAACAGTTTATTCCTGAAGACGTTCAAGAAAGACCACTTGAAGTGCCAAATCAAGATGATTTTGAGAGAGATACCTTCAATAGAGAGAATTTCTATAATAAAAGTGCAGGTACCCGCCAGTACCGCCGTACTATGTTAGCTCCCACTAAAAGTATGGACTTTGAAGTAATAAACCCGCTAGAACAACCTACCGAAGAACAACAAGTTAACACCAATGCTCAGATTGTAGAAAAAGACGGAAAAGCAATAACGGTTATCTCAATAGATAAAGATTCTGAAACCACAAATTAATAAACCTTCTTAAAAATAAATCTATTTACAAAATTAAGCCTGATAAAGAAGCAGATAATGTGGAATAAACCAATACGGAACCTCTTATCTCGACGGTAATCAAATCTTAATAAATGTAGCTAAATTTCAAAACCCAAACCGGTTGTACTGATAAAAGTATGTAATAAATATATATAATTATTAATCCTAACGAGCCCCACCTTATGCTAATTACTGCCAAGTGAATTAGTATCCGGTTACATGGGGCTCGGGTTGTAACATCCGGTTATTTGTTATTATAACTAAAATTAAGATTTTTGTAACCCCTATTTTAAATATATTTACAAAAAAGTGGAAATTGCTGTGGATAGGCTGTGGATTATCTGTTGAATTGAATCAGAAAAAAACATAAATATCAAATATATATGAATTATTACAGATAGTTGCAAGACAGTGTGATTTCGAACACCTG
This region of Thermodesulfobacteriota bacterium genomic DNA includes:
- a CDS encoding GH25 family lysozyme, whose product is MTRLIVILVTAVFLGLLAILFFELGYVRFNYPDKAVYPVHGLDISHHQDVIDWDILEREDISFVIIKATEGGDHKDTKFEHNWQRAGEIGLVRGAYHFFTFCKTGKEQAQNFTETVPVEKDSLPPAIDLEFGGNCSARPPKEEVLREITEFARITEQKYGKTPIIYATRQSYRSFLEGEEIEYPIWIRNIYHKPTLPDGREWTFWQYANRGRLYGINGFVDFNVFNGSPQEFEEFVSSY
- a CDS encoding MFS transporter, whose protein sequence is MTDKKNLWLTTLIPFGFGYFINMVFRSVNAVLAHPLITDLSLNHIDIGLITSTFVLAFAIFQIPLGLIVDSWGARKTQVTLFVVAAIAVVLFGLSSSVTSLSITRALLGIGMAGSFICAVKAIADRVESDKIPYYTGIILAFGGVGALLATTPAKLFQLEFGWRTLCISLGVLTFLIAALIYFVSNDDKTGEKESIGQNIKGLLDVYRNGYFWKISPMLIFSLGGFIAMQGLWLGPWINRVVGISHLGTANYLSVIAVAMIFGFLSGGLTSQIANKLKVSLAAVVAAGISIHIITMVMMALSLFSTHYIIWFIYGYFAQIALVTYSVIAQHFGPKVSGRALTAANILVFLFAFVVQYLFGVIVHFWPRVIGGDIQDGFKVALWALIALNTLGIVWYHLYRPTSKTTN